A window of the Pangasianodon hypophthalmus isolate fPanHyp1 chromosome 12, fPanHyp1.pri, whole genome shotgun sequence genome harbors these coding sequences:
- the ercc4 gene encoding DNA repair endonuclease XPF, whose protein sequence is MAGALLEYETEMFLSLFSTDGLLVAAEGLGIDRILLHFMKVYSEEGSLVLLLNTTTPEQEFFTEQLRAEGVSHLPQTINSDIQSNERYHVYTQGGVLYVTSRILVVDFLTDRIPAHLISGILVYRAHKIIESCQEAFILRLYRQKNKTGFIKAFTDKATAFSTGFCQVERVMRNLFVKKLFLWPRFQASVNSVLDRHKPDVVELHVHLTPAMRAIQSSILDIMNACLKELKRYNPTLEAEDLSLENTLGSAFEKTIRHYLDPLWHQLGAKTKSLVQDLKILRTLLLYLTQYDCVTFLNLLESLRSSQKNFGSNSGWLFLDSSTSMFVNARSRVYRVPESKKKLKVGEVEEKPNASVPLKRELVLEKNPKWEALTEVLQEIEKEMSSSEHEPGRVLICASDDRTCAQLKEYIRKGADSLLIRLYSRTIGKEECVTVPEKTKQGNKRDEGKVPKGKKPRAKNTKRGTKKQRASLTLTQMVGQQKEAEVEQMGSSGDEGEQDEKQDVKDEDVLPNLKSDSYYCVLQEPMMVLHPLKGCSDPYSLTRVLKEVEPMFVVLYDAELSFVRQLEVYKASRPGKPLRVYFLIYGGSTEEQRYLTALRKEKQAFEHLIREKASMVVPEEREGRGDTNLDLDRSHEPAHAAADTRKAGGQEVVKEPSRVIVDMREFRSELPSLLHRRGLDIEPVTLEVGDYILTPEICVERKSVSDLIGSLQSGRLYTQCLSMSRFYRRPVLLIEFDPAKPFSLVARSELRQEISANDITSKLTLLTLHFPRLRLLWCPSPHATAQLFQELKHARPEPDAITAQAITAESETVEDSGDLYNPGPYDILLRMPGVNVKNIRGLIKHVASLAELLTLSQEKLSEILGSASNARQLHEFLHNPMDVASVQKNKQMKY, encoded by the exons ATGGCGGGAGCGCTGCTTGAGTACGAAACGGAAATGTTTCTGAGCCTCTTCAGCACGGATGGTTTACTGGTCGCTGCAGAAGGACTCGGTATTGACCGCATTTTGTTACACTTCATGAAGGTTTATTCAGAGGAAGGCAGTCTGGTGCTGCTGCTGAACACAACCACTCCTGAGCAG GAGTTCTTTACAGAGCAGCTGAGAGCTGAAGGAGTGAGCCACCTTCCCCAGACCATAAACAGTGATATACAGAGCAATGAACGCTACCATGTATACACACAAGGGGGAGTGTTGTATGTGACCAGCCGCATCCTGGTGGTGGATTTCCTCACTGACAGAATTCCTGCTCACCTCATCTCAG GAATCCTCGTCTACCGTGCCCATAAGATCATTGAGTCATGTCAAGAGGCCTTTATCTTGAGGCTGTACCGACAAAAGAACAAGACCGGCTTCATCAAAGCTTTCACAGACAAGGCCACTGCTTTTTCTACTGGCTTCTGTCAAGTTGAGCGAGTTATGAGGAATCTCTTTGTGAAGAAGCTCTTTCTCTGGCCTAG GTTCCAAGCCTCGGTGAACAGTGTACTAGACAGACACAAGCCTGATGTGGTAGAGCTGCATGTGCATTTGACGCCAGCGATGAGGGCCATCCAGAGCTCCATTCTGGACATCATGAATGCCTGTTTGAAGGAGCTCAAGCGGTACAACCCCACTCTGGAGGCAGAGGACCTCTCGCTGGAGAATACACTGGGCAGTGCCtttgagaaa ACCATTCGCCATTACCTTGATCCCTTGTGGCATCAGCTGGGCGCTAAGACCAAATCTCTAGTGCAGGACCTGAAGATCTTGCGAACTCTGTTGCTCTACCTCACGCAGTACGACTGCGTCACTTTCCTCAACCTGCTGGAGTCCCTGCGTTCCAGCCAGAAAAACTTTGGCAGCAATTCAG GATGGCTGTTCCTGGACTCCAGCACGTCAATGTTTGTGAATGCCCGTAGCCGTGTGTATCGCGTTCCTGAGTCAAAAAAGAAACTCAAAGTTGGTGAAGTGGAAGAAAAACCAAATGCCTCTG tACCTTTAAAAAGAGAGCTTGTGCTTGAAAAGAATCCGAAGTGGGAGGCTCTGACTGAGGTGCTGCAGGAGATTGAAAAGGAAATGAGCAGCTCTGAGCACGAACCAG GCCGGGTGCTGATATGCGCCAGTGACGACAGGACGTGTGCTCAGCTGAAGGAGTACATCCGGAAAGGTGCTGATTCTCTACTCATCCGCCTTTACTCACGCACTATTGGTAAAGAAGAGTGTGTAACAGTGCCCGAGAAAACTAAACAAGGTAACAAAAGGGACGAAGGAAAGGTGCCCAAGGGCAAGAAGCCCCGAGCCAAAAATACCAAACGTGGCACAAAGAAACAGCGAGCTTCACTGACACTCACACAAATGGTGGGGCAGCAGAAAGAAGCTGAGGTGGAACAGATGGGCAGCAGTGGAGACGAGGGAGAACAGGATGAAAAGCAGGATGTGAAGGATGAAGACGTTCTTCCAAATCTTAAATCAGATTCTTACTATTGTGTTCTCCAAGAACCCATGATGGTCCTTCATCCGCTGAAAGGATGCTCGGATCCGTACAGTCTAACGCGTGTGTTAAAAGAGGTCGAGCCCATGTTTGTGGTGCTGTATGATGCTGAACTCAGCTTTGTGCGCCAGCTGGAGGTTTACAAAGCCAGCAGGCCAGGCAAACCTCTCAG GGTGTATTTTCTTATTTACGGTGGCTCCACAGAGGAGCAGAGGTACCTCACTGCTCTGCGTAAAGAGAAACAAGCATTTGAACATCTGATAAG AGAAAAGGCCAGCATGGTTGTtccagaagagagagaaggcagAGGAGACACAAACCTGGACCTGGATCGTAGTCATGAACCTGCTCACGCTGCTGCAGACACTCGCAAAGCAG GTGGACAGGAGGTAGTCAAAGAGCCGTCCCGAGTCATCGTAGACATGCGGGAGTTCCGCAGCGAGCTTCCTTCCCTCCTGCACCGGCGGGGGCTCGACATCGAGCCTGTCACCCTGGAGGTGGGAGACTACATCCTGACTCCTGAAATCTGTGTGGAGCGCAAGAGCGTGAGTGACCTGATCGGCTCGCTGCAGAGCGGCCGCTTGTACACTCAGTGCCTCTCCATGAGCCGCTTCTACCGCCGACCCGTGCTGCTCATCGAATTCGACCCGGCCAAGCCGTTCTCACTCGTGGCCCGTAGCGAGCTGCGTCAGGAGATCTCAGCCAACGACATCACCTCCAAACTGACCCTCCTGACTCTCCATTTCCCCCGGCTGAGGCTGCTCTGGTGCCCATCACCCCACGCCACCGCACAGCTCTTTCAGGAACTCAAGCATGCTCGGCCTGAGCCTGATGCCATCACTGCCCAGGCAATTACAGCAGAATCAGAGACGGTGGAAGATTCAGGAGACCTGTACAACCCCGGGCCTTACGACATCCTGCTGCGTATGCCTGGAGTGAACGTTAAAAACATAAGGGGACTCATTAAACATGTTGCCAGCCTGGCTGAGCTGCTCACTCTGAGCCAGGAAAAGCTGAGTGAGATTCTGGGCAGTGCTAGTAATGCCAGGCAGCTCCATGAATTCCTACACAATCCCATGGATGTGGCTTCAGTTCAgaagaacaaacaaatgaagTATTAG